Proteins encoded together in one Luteibaculum oceani window:
- a CDS encoding PKD domain-containing protein, translated as MKKLYPLLLVLVLLAPIFSLAQTTTITMGAGTATSNSTGQSPNSSYYESRRLQFVYTASELKASGIECGVISQLGFYVVQANGVNIPNYSIKLKNTNTTDATNYQGGLTTVWNGTFNDVANSWNMFTLNNNFFWNGNNLLVEICWPHNNYSFNNSGTVRTYNQAGTNNDMMGYYSDTQDMCNTTTDINENYKPQFRFVVKEGPETPLNPGSINQANNQTICQGSSINYTLTGSNADTYQWEISTDGTNFSNASGSSTTTSYNTPTTLSPGSYWLRVNTKYNYNCGSAYSNLIKFNIDPSTNPGNLIAAANEICEQSGTTLSISGHTGSILNWEVANTATGPWNNINFQGTTYSTGNLSSTKYYRVRIKSGVCPAQYSNVVEIKVFKFSKGGTSSPAEQTICRFQNATITLDLENGDIQWQSSTTGTGSWNNLTGETGNTLVVSPADNLFYRATVKSGPCASDVSSIAKVNVTQLAEPGTAIASPDRICKDDESTLSVSGFDNLATLQWQDSIAGGSWNDIAGKTTASFNTGPLTTTTYYRLKVHKEDCDNFGNVVEVKVDPHSVGGDASPIWQTICNGDSPGPISASMHVGGNFQWQDSLPGRIWGDIAGANNNSYTPSTTEGNFYRYIITSGVCPPDTSSMAYIKVVDCMKDGSTEKCRGRITDSGGENNPYGNGEDFIYTISPSNANSITLNFEEFDVEPRQTFPGEVLTDYLEIFDGPDENAPSLGVFDNTNPPTIISSSGGSITLQFVSNVVTTHNGFNAVWSSDIGDPTVSPLSQSVMPADPFSINAANFDGFVQWESSTDSLNWSDIPGENAFDLSGIATTTKYYRVRVSQEGGCIYYSPGAKVSVAGGTTAFTQDTNRICEGSTITFENQSSNVDSIKWLFPGGSPSTSTSDNPEVTYNTEGDYSVSLISYFGAADPDTLTKKDTVKVLPNPMAGTIAGNSELCEGDDLTLGLSENKGSIQWEESDDNITWTPIAGATSASLTADNLTESKYYRAISTTTCGSATSATHAVTVYPSPVGGAVWAGKSQTDTTVCSGSGLIIELRGQEGNIQWQKSTDNSTWNNLAGETGPAIAQANITSGFYLRAELSSGVCPSQYAASAQVSVNPNPKEIAISGENEICDGNSTNLSVAEPYLGTIQWQDSSASSPWNNIPGANTNNIAVTPTETTYYRLVNTVSGCGSKIGPRHEIVVNPIPQNGTISALANEICKETSTSLTIENYSGNIQWQDSIGNGSWKNIAGAINETYNTPALNSDTWYRVTISTANCGGLSSSPVKISVQELPEAGNIGNDQTLCEGSELTLSSDASNGNLQWQQSNDQITWNDLNGQTTAMLTVTANNSSYYRLMASTDLCGSDFSNEVFISVVEKIDPSSINGPTEACIGSSITLEVETQENLVWQRTIDGSSWEEISGATSRVLENILIEENIQFRVKYDNAPCPVVYSPVHAVNALDNPLAGFIGNDTTICPESILELRTNESFGDLQWQQKLASGDWKDILGANATTYSSNPISENVSFRLISSTAKCSTDTSNIRLVSIIPTPEMSDVVGENSVCSGSSIQLEISVTDGSIQWQDSVATGTWNDIANANSDSYTTNNLSVTTYFRVKSGSSTCGWIYSNIHEVLVNETPSISPITGATDICAGESGTFDLTDWNGTLHWETSENGEDWFEVVGETASSLTLNNLTEDFMLRAISSTEFCGTDTSDQLEITIRPQPELGVVGGEEQVCTNESFQLNISSFVGDIQWQDSTASGSWNNLAGENSSILTPPGISEKTWFRVIVSSEYCGKKTSNEHEVSPYQVSVAGSLPTTLDICEGDLVTLNTSDTEGNLTWEISEDNENWNEIGNENDESISIVINTSSWIRQLAQVASCLIDTSNTVKINVTPNASGGNLTGPSQVCEGTEIELEVFNYIGTLQLQESSDGITWQNVSGATSSPFNPTIGDKNTWYRVYHTSGGCGTDFSNELLVSVDKLPVPGSISGVDTICNNGSGSINTTGFFGNLQWIASNDQENWVELAGETNATLNISNHATTTYYRVIATNGTCTPDTSAIKQVVATALPEEGNIDGPSFSCTGNNFVLNLEGSLGQITWEISTDGGVSYNPITGENTSSVSGNFATAGTYFYRARVTNSPCGTVYSQVHQLDIVECLPPTSSISYTDDEICKGGEIIFTSNASNADSVNWIFQGGNPQISNQTKQKVKYQATGTFSVQLIAYNAYGSDTSTMTVRVTKCNFPVSYFRQDNDSVCRGERLRFTNFSQFADSVRWFFEGGSPSTSTKDTVDVLYNSLGKFYVYLVSYNPQGTDTIKVSNAVTVWNCPTKPNANFSYVQNGLLTNFTNLSSNASSYSWDFGDGLGYSTSTNPSYTYPFPGTYEVCLTASNAGGSDTECKSISFTVGVNTTLEELGINIFPNPVENVLQISSKGTTQIESVQLIDALGRVLMYKEFEKDLYLDISEFASGVYQVMMSYKDKSIIHRVIKK; from the coding sequence ATGAAGAAACTTTACCCACTTTTACTAGTGCTAGTGCTGCTAGCGCCTATTTTTTCTTTAGCTCAAACTACCACCATTACAATGGGAGCGGGAACAGCCACTTCCAATTCTACCGGCCAAAGTCCCAATAGCTCCTATTACGAAAGTAGACGCCTTCAATTTGTCTATACCGCATCCGAACTTAAGGCATCAGGAATTGAATGTGGTGTTATTTCTCAACTAGGGTTCTACGTTGTGCAAGCCAATGGTGTAAACATTCCCAACTATTCTATTAAGCTGAAAAACACCAATACCACCGATGCAACCAATTACCAAGGTGGACTTACAACGGTTTGGAATGGAACTTTCAACGATGTAGCCAATAGCTGGAACATGTTTACCCTCAACAATAATTTCTTTTGGAATGGAAATAACTTGTTGGTAGAAATATGCTGGCCCCATAACAATTACAGTTTCAATAATTCCGGAACGGTTAGGACTTATAATCAAGCTGGCACCAATAACGACATGATGGGTTACTACAGCGATACCCAAGACATGTGTAATACCACTACTGATATAAACGAAAACTACAAGCCCCAATTTAGGTTTGTGGTAAAAGAAGGTCCAGAAACTCCTTTAAATCCAGGCTCAATTAACCAAGCCAACAACCAAACTATATGCCAAGGTTCCTCTATTAACTACACCCTTACAGGAAGTAATGCAGACACCTACCAGTGGGAAATTTCTACAGATGGAACCAATTTCAGCAACGCTTCCGGTAGCTCTACAACTACATCCTATAACACTCCCACAACCTTATCTCCAGGTAGTTACTGGCTTAGGGTTAACACCAAGTACAATTACAATTGTGGAAGCGCCTATTCTAACCTCATTAAATTCAATATTGATCCAAGTACCAACCCTGGTAACCTAATTGCCGCAGCCAACGAAATTTGTGAGCAATCGGGAACCACACTTTCTATTTCTGGCCACACTGGAAGTATATTAAACTGGGAAGTAGCAAACACAGCCACTGGACCTTGGAATAACATCAACTTTCAGGGAACAACTTATAGCACAGGAAATTTAAGCAGCACAAAATATTACAGAGTTCGAATAAAAAGTGGCGTATGTCCTGCCCAGTACAGTAACGTAGTGGAAATAAAGGTTTTCAAATTCTCTAAGGGTGGAACTTCCTCCCCAGCAGAACAAACCATTTGTAGGTTTCAAAACGCTACCATAACACTAGATTTAGAAAATGGGGATATTCAATGGCAATCGTCTACCACTGGAACGGGGTCTTGGAACAACCTAACGGGTGAAACGGGCAATACCCTGGTGGTATCTCCTGCAGATAACTTGTTTTACCGAGCAACAGTAAAAAGTGGCCCTTGCGCATCAGATGTAAGCTCTATTGCCAAGGTAAATGTTACTCAACTGGCAGAACCGGGAACTGCCATTGCCAGCCCAGATCGAATTTGTAAAGACGATGAATCAACCTTAAGTGTAAGTGGTTTCGACAATCTAGCCACCCTTCAATGGCAAGACAGTATTGCCGGAGGATCATGGAATGATATTGCGGGAAAAACAACCGCTAGTTTTAACACCGGACCGCTTACAACTACCACTTATTACAGACTAAAAGTTCACAAAGAAGACTGCGATAATTTTGGAAATGTAGTTGAAGTAAAAGTTGACCCTCATTCCGTTGGCGGCGATGCTTCTCCAATTTGGCAAACCATATGCAATGGCGATAGCCCAGGTCCAATTAGTGCCAGCATGCATGTTGGAGGCAACTTTCAATGGCAGGATAGCCTTCCTGGTAGAATCTGGGGGGATATTGCCGGAGCCAATAACAATAGCTACACCCCAAGCACAACAGAAGGAAACTTTTACCGCTATATCATAACCAGTGGTGTTTGTCCACCAGATACAAGTTCCATGGCTTATATAAAAGTTGTGGATTGTATGAAAGATGGAAGCACGGAAAAATGTCGGGGAAGAATTACCGACTCAGGAGGAGAAAATAATCCTTATGGAAACGGTGAAGACTTTATCTACACCATTTCCCCATCAAACGCTAACAGCATCACACTTAATTTCGAAGAGTTTGACGTAGAACCAAGGCAAACTTTTCCGGGGGAAGTACTAACGGATTACCTCGAGATTTTCGACGGTCCTGATGAAAATGCTCCATCCTTAGGAGTTTTCGATAATACAAACCCGCCCACCATAATTTCTTCATCTGGTGGCTCAATCACCCTTCAATTTGTTTCGAATGTTGTGACAACACATAATGGATTTAACGCGGTATGGTCTTCCGATATCGGTGATCCAACGGTTTCTCCCCTATCGCAGTCTGTAATGCCAGCGGATCCATTTTCTATCAATGCGGCGAACTTCGATGGGTTCGTTCAGTGGGAAAGCTCTACAGATAGTTTAAACTGGTCGGATATTCCTGGTGAAAATGCATTCGACTTATCAGGAATTGCCACCACAACTAAATATTATAGAGTAAGGGTTAGCCAAGAAGGTGGATGTATTTACTACTCTCCAGGAGCTAAGGTTAGTGTAGCCGGAGGTACCACGGCATTTACCCAAGACACCAATAGAATTTGCGAAGGCAGTACAATTACCTTCGAAAACCAAAGCAGCAATGTAGATTCTATTAAATGGCTATTCCCAGGAGGATCTCCATCCACTTCTACTTCCGATAATCCCGAAGTTACCTATAACACCGAAGGTGATTATAGTGTTAGCCTGATAAGCTACTTCGGTGCTGCCGACCCAGATACCTTAACAAAAAAGGACACCGTAAAAGTTCTACCCAACCCAATGGCCGGAACCATTGCTGGAAATTCAGAGCTTTGTGAAGGAGATGATCTAACGCTAGGCCTCTCTGAGAACAAGGGAAGTATCCAATGGGAGGAGTCCGACGACAACATTACCTGGACTCCCATCGCTGGAGCAACAAGCGCCTCACTAACGGCTGATAACTTAACTGAAAGTAAATATTACCGAGCCATTTCAACTACCACATGTGGCTCTGCAACATCAGCAACGCACGCAGTTACCGTTTACCCATCTCCAGTAGGTGGGGCAGTTTGGGCCGGAAAATCTCAAACCGATACCACCGTTTGTTCTGGATCAGGCTTAATTATTGAATTACGAGGTCAGGAAGGAAATATCCAATGGCAAAAATCTACAGATAATAGTACTTGGAATAACCTGGCTGGCGAGACTGGACCGGCTATTGCCCAGGCTAACATTACATCTGGATTTTACCTAAGAGCAGAATTAAGCTCAGGAGTTTGTCCTTCCCAATATGCTGCAAGTGCTCAGGTTTCGGTTAACCCAAACCCTAAGGAAATTGCTATTTCTGGTGAAAACGAAATTTGTGATGGTAATTCAACCAACCTATCCGTTGCAGAACCCTACCTAGGTACAATCCAATGGCAAGACAGTAGCGCTAGCTCTCCTTGGAACAACATTCCCGGTGCCAACACTAACAACATTGCAGTTACTCCTACCGAAACCACTTACTATAGATTGGTAAATACCGTTTCTGGTTGTGGTTCAAAAATAGGACCGAGACATGAGATTGTTGTTAACCCTATTCCACAGAACGGGACAATTTCAGCGCTGGCAAATGAAATCTGCAAGGAGACTTCCACCTCCTTAACTATAGAAAATTACAGTGGAAATATTCAGTGGCAAGACAGCATTGGCAATGGAAGCTGGAAAAACATTGCAGGCGCCATTAACGAAACCTATAATACGCCCGCCCTTAATTCAGACACTTGGTATAGAGTTACTATTTCAACTGCAAATTGTGGAGGCCTAAGTAGCTCTCCGGTAAAAATTTCAGTTCAAGAGTTACCAGAAGCAGGAAATATCGGTAATGACCAAACCCTTTGCGAAGGCTCGGAATTAACGCTAAGCAGCGATGCAAGCAACGGCAACTTACAATGGCAACAAAGCAACGACCAAATAACTTGGAACGATCTTAATGGCCAAACCACCGCTATGCTTACCGTAACCGCTAATAACAGCAGTTATTACAGATTAATGGCATCTACCGACTTATGTGGTAGCGACTTTTCTAATGAAGTATTCATCAGCGTGGTGGAAAAGATCGATCCTTCCAGCATCAATGGTCCTACTGAAGCTTGTATCGGATCTAGCATAACTTTAGAAGTTGAAACCCAAGAAAACCTTGTTTGGCAAAGAACCATAGATGGATCTTCATGGGAGGAAATATCGGGAGCCACAAGCCGGGTATTGGAAAACATCCTAATAGAGGAAAACATCCAGTTTAGGGTGAAGTATGATAATGCTCCATGTCCGGTGGTTTATAGCCCTGTACACGCTGTTAATGCACTCGATAATCCACTGGCAGGATTTATTGGAAACGACACTACAATTTGCCCTGAGTCAATACTAGAGTTAAGAACCAATGAAAGCTTTGGAGATCTTCAGTGGCAGCAAAAATTGGCCTCCGGAGATTGGAAGGATATACTTGGTGCTAATGCAACAACCTATTCCTCTAACCCCATTAGTGAAAACGTTAGTTTTAGACTTATTAGTTCTACTGCAAAATGCAGTACGGACACATCGAATATTAGATTGGTCTCTATTATTCCAACTCCAGAAATGAGTGATGTGGTTGGGGAAAACTCGGTGTGCAGCGGAAGTTCTATTCAATTAGAAATAAGTGTAACCGACGGTAGTATTCAGTGGCAAGATTCCGTTGCAACTGGCACTTGGAATGATATTGCTAATGCAAATAGCGATTCCTACACCACGAATAACCTCAGCGTCACTACTTATTTCAGAGTTAAATCGGGTTCGAGTACTTGTGGCTGGATCTATTCCAATATCCACGAAGTGTTGGTAAATGAAACTCCGTCCATTTCACCGATAACCGGAGCTACAGATATATGCGCTGGAGAAAGCGGCACCTTTGACCTAACAGATTGGAATGGCACGCTACACTGGGAAACCAGTGAAAACGGGGAAGATTGGTTCGAAGTAGTTGGAGAAACAGCCTCTAGCCTAACTTTAAACAATCTTACCGAGGATTTTATGCTGAGAGCCATATCCAGCACAGAGTTTTGTGGTACCGACACCAGCGATCAATTGGAGATTACCATCAGACCTCAACCCGAATTAGGTGTAGTTGGAGGTGAAGAACAAGTTTGTACCAACGAATCTTTCCAATTAAATATTAGTTCATTTGTTGGAGATATTCAATGGCAAGACTCAACAGCTTCAGGTTCTTGGAATAATTTAGCTGGCGAAAATTCCAGCATTCTTACCCCCCCTGGAATAAGTGAAAAAACATGGTTTAGAGTTATTGTATCATCGGAATACTGTGGTAAAAAGACCTCTAATGAACACGAGGTAAGCCCATACCAAGTTTCTGTAGCAGGCAGCTTACCCACTACGTTAGATATCTGCGAAGGAGATTTAGTTACCCTTAATACATCGGACACCGAAGGAAACCTCACTTGGGAAATAAGTGAGGATAATGAAAACTGGAATGAAATTGGGAACGAAAATGATGAATCCATAAGTATAGTAATCAATACCAGTAGTTGGATTCGTCAGCTCGCACAAGTGGCCAGCTGTTTAATAGACACTTCCAATACCGTTAAAATTAATGTTACCCCAAATGCTTCGGGTGGTAATCTAACCGGACCATCTCAGGTTTGTGAGGGAACTGAAATTGAATTGGAAGTCTTTAATTACATCGGAACACTTCAGCTTCAAGAATCTTCGGATGGAATAACATGGCAAAATGTTTCTGGAGCCACTAGTAGCCCATTTAACCCTACCATCGGAGATAAAAATACTTGGTATAGAGTGTACCATACCTCAGGAGGATGTGGTACCGATTTCTCAAATGAACTACTAGTTTCGGTAGATAAATTACCTGTTCCTGGGAGCATATCTGGGGTAGACACCATTTGTAATAATGGTTCGGGCTCAATTAATACCACTGGATTTTTTGGTAATCTTCAATGGATAGCTTCCAATGATCAAGAAAACTGGGTGGAACTTGCGGGTGAAACCAATGCCACGCTAAACATTTCTAACCATGCTACAACTACCTATTACCGTGTTATTGCCACCAATGGAACTTGTACTCCCGATACCTCGGCAATAAAACAGGTGGTGGCCACAGCATTACCCGAAGAAGGAAATATAGACGGCCCATCATTCAGTTGCACTGGAAATAACTTTGTTTTAAACCTAGAAGGATCTCTGGGGCAGATAACCTGGGAAATCTCTACTGATGGAGGTGTTTCTTACAACCCTATTACTGGTGAAAACACCAGTAGCGTAAGCGGCAATTTTGCAACCGCGGGGACTTACTTTTACAGAGCAAGGGTAACAAACAGCCCTTGTGGTACGGTTTACTCTCAGGTGCATCAACTGGATATCGTAGAGTGTCTCCCTCCTACTTCATCAATCTCCTACACGGATGACGAAATATGTAAAGGCGGTGAAATCATTTTTACCAGCAATGCGAGCAATGCAGATTCCGTAAACTGGATATTCCAGGGAGGAAACCCACAGATATCAAATCAGACCAAACAAAAAGTGAAATACCAGGCAACGGGTACATTCTCTGTGCAGCTTATCGCTTACAACGCATACGGAAGCGATACATCAACCATGACAGTTAGAGTTACCAAGTGTAACTTCCCAGTTAGCTATTTCCGCCAGGATAACGACTCTGTGTGTAGAGGTGAAAGATTGCGCTTCACCAATTTCTCTCAATTTGCAGATTCGGTTCGGTGGTTCTTTGAAGGTGGCTCGCCATCGACCTCCACAAAAGACACGGTTGATGTTCTGTACAATAGCCTTGGAAAGTTTTATGTGTATCTCGTTAGCTATAACCCACAAGGAACAGACACCATAAAAGTTAGCAACGCGGTAACGGTTTGGAATTGCCCAACCAAACCAAACGCAAACTTTAGTTATGTCCAAAATGGATTGCTTACCAACTTCACCAACCTCTCTAGCAACGCAAGCTCTTACAGTTGGGATTTTGGGGATGGATTGGGATATTCTACCAGTACTAACCCAAGCTACACCTACCCCTTCCCAGGAACCTACGAAGTTTGTTTAACCGCAAGCAATGCGGGTGGCAGCGATACGGAGTGTAAATCAATAAGTTTTACGGTTGGAGTAAATACCACACTTGAGGAGTTGGGGATAAATATTTTCCCGAACCCCGTTGAAAATGTGCTTCAAATTTCATCGAAGGGTACTACACAAATTGAAAGTGTTCAGCTTATTGATGCTTTGGGAAGAGTATTGATGTACAAAGAATTTGAAAAAGACTTATACCTAGACATTTCCGAATTTGCCTCAGGAGTCTACCAGGTTATGATGAGCTATAAGGACAAATCAATAATTCACCGAGTAATTAAAAAGTAG
- a CDS encoding LytR/AlgR family response regulator transcription factor, with protein sequence MNVLIVEDELLVADHIADIIQSQGANVVGLARDVEEASTFLNSHTLDLIFLDIFLENSNGIDFGRKLRNTHPNIPFIFLTANIDKETLREAVDCKPFSYISKPFQETDIIAAIELIKSSNHGTNGLKIKSSDGMVDVPFNEIFYIVADGVYCNIHTEKRSYLHRASLTELMNLLPHAEFQRTHRSYIVNRNHIQAKKSDNLIVANELIPVSKSYRNLF encoded by the coding sequence ATGAATGTTTTAATAGTTGAGGACGAATTACTAGTAGCCGATCACATTGCCGATATTATCCAAAGCCAGGGGGCCAACGTGGTAGGCTTGGCAAGAGATGTAGAGGAGGCTTCCACGTTTCTAAATTCACATACTCTAGACCTAATTTTCCTAGATATATTTTTAGAAAATAGCAATGGGATAGATTTTGGAAGAAAACTTCGCAACACGCACCCAAACATCCCTTTTATTTTCTTAACTGCTAATATAGACAAGGAAACCCTGCGCGAAGCCGTAGACTGCAAGCCTTTTAGCTACATTTCCAAACCGTTCCAAGAAACCGATATAATTGCCGCCATTGAATTAATTAAAAGTTCCAACCACGGTACAAACGGTTTGAAAATAAAATCATCGGATGGTATGGTAGATGTTCCATTCAATGAAATTTTTTACATAGTAGCCGATGGAGTATATTGTAACATTCATACAGAAAAAAGATCTTACCTGCATCGTGCAAGCCTTACAGAATTAATGAATCTACTACCCCACGCGGAATTTCAAAGAACACATCGGTCTTACATTGTGAATAGAAACCATATCCAAGCTAAAAAGTCGGATAACCTAATTGTAGCTAATGAATTAATTCCGGTGTCCAAGTCCTACCGAAATCTATTTTAA